The Deinococcus apachensis DSM 19763 genome includes the window CTTCAGACTCATGCCGCTCGGCACCAGACCCCAGCGGCCGGAGGAGGCCTCATAGCCTTCTTGGTGGCGCCGCACGAACCGCAAGGGGTCGGTGGGCCGGATCTCAGATGCGGGTGATGTACACGGTGTACAGCCGCCCGGGCCAGCGGCGGGCGAGTTCAGTCCGTCCCAGGCGGTCGAGGTAGCTGCGGACGGTGGCCTGTCGCAGTTGCCCGAGGCGCACGGCGGGGAGGCTCATGTTGTCGGCGGCCGTGCGGGTGACCTCGCCGCCCTCCCCCAGCCAGTGTTCGGGCAGACCGCCCAGACACAGGCCGACGAGGCGCAGGAACACGCCCATGTCCTCCTTCGCGTCGGACGCGCCGCTCGCGGGCTTCGGGAACTCCAGCTTCTCGGTCACCCCGTCGTAGCGGTTGCCCTCCTTGTCCACGTGGCCGGGCTTCGTGATGAGGGGGATGACCGCGCCCTTGGAGGGGATGAACCGGAAGGCGGCGGCCTTCGCGCGCCACTTCGCCTCCCCGCCGTCCGGCTCACTGGGGTTGAGCATCGCGGTGTAGATGCCGATGATGCGCTGCTGCACCTCGTGGATGTTCAGGCGGTGGTTGGCGAGCTGAATGTACGCCATCGCCGCGTCCACCGCGCCGGATGCGAAAGGCAACCCCCGGGGGTCGTTCCAGAGGGCGCCCTCGGCCGTCCACACGAACTGCCCGCGCTCCCAGGTGCGTTCCCGCACGCCCTGGCGCAGGTAGAGGGCGGTCACCATGTCGGCGGCCGTGGTGCCCAGGGCGGTGTCGGACTCCACGCGCACTCCGGATTCCAGGTCGAGGAAGGCGATGCGGGCGGGGGCGTCCGGGCCGGGGTTGGCGTCACCCTGCGGGAACACCGTGGCGTTCTCGCCGTCGAGGAAGACCTCGGTAAGCCAGCGCTCGCTCATCAGCGTGCCGAGGTTGTTCGCCTGCCAGAACTCCTCCAGGCCGAGGCGGGCAGTCTTGTCCTGCACCTCGCCGTACGTGAAGGCGTCCCCGATCAGGAAGGAGGTGGCGATGCGGAGGGCGGCCTGAAAGAGCGGGTTGAGGAAGTACATGCTGGGGCAGCGCAGCCGTTCGGCGTCCCGGTTCATCCCGTAGCGCCCGGTGCGGAGGGGTCGCCCGGCCCCGTCAGCGTACGTCCAGCCGCCGCGCAGGCCGGGGGCGGTGCTCCCGGTGGCGTCGAGAATGGTGGGGTTGGCGGGGAGGGAGGCGCCGCGGAGCTGGGCGGTGGCGGGGGTACTGTCCTCGCGGGGACTGCTGACCGGTTGCCCGTCAGGGCCAAGAATATAGGTCGTTGTACTCATCCCCTTCCGCGTTCGGGCCGGACTGCACCGTGAGGCTGGCCGCAGCCTCCGCTGCACGGTCCTGGCGGTCCTGGACGGGCGGGTCATAAATGCCCAGCCGAGGGCGTCCCAGCGGTCGCTGGACCTCCCGAGATGCTTCTTGATGTCTTCCTTGCGCTCGACCTTCGCGCGGCCCTGCGTGTCGAAGGAGTACTTCACGGCGACGGCCTCGCCTTCCATCTTCCCGTCCGGGGGGAGCTGCCCGCCCTCCTTGAGCCAGTCGCGGGAGGCGAACCAGATCTGCGCGCGGAGGTTGCTGTACCCCTCGGTGGTGGCGGGCACGCCGACGGTGACGGGAATGACGACGATGCCCAGGGCCGCCGCGCGCTCGCTGTGCCGGAGGTGGTCGGTGACGCCGCCACCGTTGCCAGTGTCATCGATCTTGACGTGGACAGGGCCCTCGGAGACGGGGTAGTCGAGCGTTTCCCGTAGTTCCTGCACGAGGTCCATGACGTGTCCGGCCACCTCGACGTTGTCCTGCTTCGCGTGAACGCGGGGCGGCAGCGCCCGCTTGCGTGCCCGGAGGATGGGCTGCAAGACCGTGCTGTCATCCCCGAAACGGGCGACGTCCACACCCAGGTCGAAGGCCCCGGTGATGGGCGCGTCGTCCGCGTCGTACCGCAGCCGGGCAGCCTCCACCAGGGTGAGACCGATGACGGTGTTCTCGGACTGCGTCGGGAAGTTGCCCCGGACACGCACCTGATAGAGCGGGGAGTCCTCCCCCCACTCCTGGCGTTTCTCCATCACCCAGTCCCGCGTGGCGAGGCCGGGAATCAGGATCTCGCCGGAGATGACGTTCGGCGTGTCCTCGGAGGAGATGTGGATGGTCTCCCGGAGGTGGCGCTTGGTGGTGAACGCGTCGTAGAAGGTGCCGCTGACCTGGGTGGGGTTGCTGATGAGGAAGAGACTGGCGCCGCTCGCCATGTTCCCCTCGATGGCTTCGAACAGCGCTTCATCCACGCCGGACGCCTCGTCAATGATGAACAGCAGGTCCACGCCGGACACCCCGGCGATCTTTTCCGGTTCGTTCGTGGCGAACCCGAGGACCTCGCTGTCCCGGTAGTGGAAGCCGGTGCCGGGGTCCACTAAGAGGTCGCCGGGAAGCCAGGCGGCGCGGCGGCGGGCCGTGAGTTCCTTCCAGATGATGATCTTTACCTGGCGGGCGGTGGGCGCGCTCAGGACGGTGCGGCTGCCCTCCTGGCACAGGCAGCGCCACAGGGCGATCACAGCCGCCGTGGTGGACTTTGAGACCTTGTGACCCGAGCGGACGGCGACCTTGCGCTTGTCCCGGACGGCCAGGAGGATGTGCTCCATCGCGGCCCAGACCGTCAGGCCGAGCACGTCCCGGGCGAAGCCGACTGGGTCATCCCGGTACCGGGCGAAGGGGTTCTCGTCGGCCCGGGGCGAGGGCTTGGGGGCGGTCTCGGTCAGGCCGCGCTCCAGGCCCCGGAGGAGCGGGGACGCCAGAATGGGCTCAGTAGCGAACGGTGGCCCAGTGTCTTGTAAGAGCGCGTCCAAGTTCACGACGCAGGGCCGCTGGCTCGAAGGTCTGGAGGACTGCGTCGTCGGGGATCACCTCCTTCAGGGCGAGCTCGGCCTTGAAGCCGAGCTCGCTCAGCACGCGGTCCATGTCCGCGAGGCTGATGCTGCGCTCGCCCTCCCGCTTCTGGATGCGCTCGACCATCCCGCCGATCTTGTCGAGCAGGCCGACGGCGCTGGCGAGGTCGGGGAGCTGGCGCGGCTTGTTCTCGAAAGCCTCGGGGATGGGGTGGGGGGCGGGGGCGGCCCCTCTCCGGCTCGCTGTGGCCCTGCTGGACCGCTTCCAGGTAGGTCGCCAGCCGCTCACGTCAGAGCTTGACCTCCTCCTGGTAGCTGCGGGTGTGGCTGGCGTGCCAGGCAATGATGGCGTCGGTGAGGTGGCTGTGGCGCTCCACGTAGTCCTGCAGGAGGGCGCGCATCAGGGCGAGGTCGTGGAGCAGGTTCAGGGGTCCGGGTCCGCCTGCTGCTGCGCGATGGCTTGCTTCAGGGTGGGGGAAGCGTTGACGGCCGCGTAGCGGGCGCTGGGCTTCTGGCCGACGCCGCCGTGGAGCTTGCAGCGGCCCTCCCCGGGGTGATTGTTGCCCCAACCTGCCGGGCGGTTGCAGGGTTTGCCGCTGCGGTTCTCGGCGCCGCAGGTCGGGAGCTTGGCGCCCTCGGCGCGGGTGGTGGGTTTCTGGCCGGGCTTGCGGCGGGGTGTCCCGGTCATGGGGTAGCCCGCGACGTGTCCCTGTCATGGGGTAGATGAGGCATGTCGCGGCTCACTTCCTTGGAACGTTTTAAGGATGGATGAATCAGTCATCGTTGCAGAAGCCCTGGAGGAAGGGCGCAAGTCCGCAGCCGAGTACGCCGAGAAAGGTAATGCCCTGAATTGGGTTGTGCAAATGGGTTTGGGACGAGCGGTTGACGTGTTCAACCACGCAGATCCCTGGACTGAGAAGTACCAGAGTGAGTTGGCGACACTCGAAGAGGAACCACGAGCCACCTGCAGGCATCTCCCCGAGAAGGGCAACTTGAAGCCATAGCTCTATTTCAAGTCTTCCCCTGGATGTTTGTCGCCACGAAAAAAGCCCCACGCTCGGTCATCTCGCCCTGGTCGTTGAGGCGGGTGACTTCTTCTTTCTCCATGCCGCATCGGGCCATCACCCGTTCGACCGTTAGGCCCTCCTCGTCGATCAGGCGGCGCATGATAGTCACCATGGGCAGGACGCCGTGCTCGCCCCTGGCCCAGTTGTGCCGGATGGTGCTGAGCCTCTGGTCTCGGGGCAGCACAGTTACGGCATCACGACGTGGGGCACGAAGGTCGCCCGGTTGTCGGTCACCCGGCCCCGCCCCT containing:
- a CDS encoding HGGxSTG domain-containing protein, which translates into the protein MTGTPRRKPGQKPTTRAEGAKLPTCGAENRSGKPCNRPAGWGNNHPGEGRCKLHGGVGQKPSARYAAVNASPTLKQAIAQQQADPDP